In Bradyrhizobium guangxiense, one DNA window encodes the following:
- a CDS encoding ribokinase yields the protein MSKPRITVVGSFAVGLTIRAPNIPVFGVTMLGSSFDMGPGGKGSNQAVATARLGADSSLVAIIGKDQFADIGIDLYKAEGVDTAHVKQITEKPTAVGFIILNERGENFIIMDYGATNAMDPAFVDRAESRIRESDLVMAVLEPPVEVAMRAMELGRKYGKKTILNPAPAAPLPDEIFPLVDFLTPNESELRILLGLRPDDPRPSRELVDLLRKRGAANVIVTLGDRGVLIVTDKVDTTIPAAVVDVVDTTGAGDAFNSGFAVALAEGRDVIEAARFGVCCGALVCTKLGVIPGMARRAAADEMYRTMRASAAE from the coding sequence ATGAGTAAACCGAGAATTACCGTCGTCGGCAGCTTCGCCGTAGGACTGACCATTCGCGCTCCGAACATCCCGGTCTTCGGGGTCACGATGTTAGGCAGCAGTTTCGATATGGGCCCGGGCGGAAAAGGTTCGAATCAGGCTGTTGCCACTGCGCGGCTCGGGGCGGACTCGTCGCTGGTTGCGATCATCGGCAAAGACCAATTCGCAGATATTGGCATTGATCTGTACAAGGCCGAGGGCGTCGATACGGCGCATGTCAAGCAGATCACCGAGAAGCCGACGGCGGTTGGCTTCATCATCCTCAATGAGCGAGGCGAGAACTTCATTATCATGGATTATGGCGCCACAAACGCCATGGATCCGGCTTTTGTCGATCGCGCCGAGAGCCGCATTCGCGAGAGCGACCTCGTCATGGCGGTCCTGGAGCCGCCGGTCGAGGTGGCTATGCGGGCGATGGAGCTCGGTCGCAAATACGGTAAGAAAACCATTCTCAATCCGGCGCCGGCCGCACCGCTGCCGGATGAAATCTTCCCGTTGGTCGATTTCCTGACGCCGAATGAAAGCGAACTTCGCATCCTGCTCGGTCTGCGCCCGGATGATCCGCGGCCCTCGCGCGAGCTGGTCGATCTGTTGCGCAAGCGCGGGGCCGCCAACGTGATCGTGACGCTTGGCGACCGTGGTGTACTGATCGTCACCGACAAGGTCGATACCACCATTCCGGCTGCAGTGGTCGACGTAGTGGACACGACGGGTGCTGGCGACGCGTTCAATTCCGGCTTCGCCGTGGCTCTGGCGGAAGGGCGGGATGTGATCGAGGCCGCGCGCTTCGGGGTGTGCTGCGGTGCCCTGGTCTGCACAAAGCTAGGGGTCATTCCCGGCATGGCGAGGCGCGCCGCAGCAGACGAGATGTATCGCACAATGCGCGCCTCGGCTGCAGAATGA
- a CDS encoding AraC family transcriptional regulator, whose amino-acid sequence MDKARFNLYKTRMAGLPQRTLFPESHQYVLPDAAWTRCAFTVLRAGKAITARDHHIARDNYPGQDILYCSAGRGFVVSEGRTSTVERGQLIWIANETSHAHWPDENDPWTVLWVRIDGPDCAAIRRKVFGTGATLATISVPNEIERWFARLFDVLRARDDNVDLALNCLVAELLHLIAAPSSKHGESRLPAPLRAIILKMRQSPERSWHADELASVTGLSAAQTRRLFQGHLQISPRRLLIRERIMMAQKLLLESDAGLGAIAERCGFCDVYHFSREFKRSTGTSPSTWRRAEGR is encoded by the coding sequence ATGGACAAAGCACGCTTCAATTTATATAAAACGCGCATGGCCGGCTTGCCGCAGCGCACACTTTTTCCTGAGAGCCATCAGTACGTCCTCCCTGATGCTGCCTGGACCCGATGCGCCTTTACGGTACTTAGGGCGGGCAAGGCCATCACCGCACGTGATCATCACATCGCTCGAGACAATTATCCGGGCCAGGACATTCTATACTGCTCCGCTGGGCGCGGCTTTGTAGTCAGCGAAGGCAGGACATCGACTGTTGAGCGCGGTCAGTTGATCTGGATTGCCAACGAAACGTCGCATGCGCACTGGCCGGATGAAAATGATCCCTGGACTGTTCTGTGGGTGCGGATCGACGGGCCCGACTGTGCGGCCATTCGGCGAAAGGTGTTCGGCACCGGAGCAACGCTAGCAACGATATCAGTGCCGAACGAGATCGAACGGTGGTTCGCAAGACTATTTGATGTCTTGCGCGCCAGGGATGATAACGTCGATTTGGCACTTAACTGCCTCGTGGCGGAACTGCTTCACCTCATCGCAGCACCTTCCTCGAAGCACGGTGAATCCCGTCTCCCGGCCCCATTGCGAGCCATCATTTTAAAGATGCGGCAGTCCCCGGAGCGATCCTGGCACGCCGATGAACTCGCCTCGGTCACTGGCCTCAGCGCCGCACAGACGCGGCGGCTATTTCAAGGGCATCTGCAGATCAGCCCAAGGCGCTTGTTGATTCGAGAGCGGATCATGATGGCGCAAAAGCTGCTCTTGGAAAGTGACGCTGGGCTCGGCGCAATCGCCGAACGCTGCGGTTTTTGTGACGTCTATCACTTCAGCCGTGAATTTAAGCGCAGCACTGGCACCAGTCCCAGCACCTGGCGGCGAGCTGAGGGAAGATAA
- a CDS encoding 3-methyl-2-oxobutanoate hydroxymethyltransferase, whose amino-acid sequence MGANSENWNDMPRIYDWAAREAERTVTVADLRASRKSGKRYTQVTAETAEEAAAAEQAGIEMLVTRARNVEAVRRGSKHLFVTAALGFADAVTQDDILRTALKALSDGADAVITARGMATVSMLAAEDIPVVGHLGLVPRKSTWLGRLRAFGKYAEEALALFQRFRRLEEAGAFAVECEVIPARVMSEIRRRIGLVTVSLGSGPDADVIFLFTEDICGGEGRRPRHARVYGDLQALQERIKQERVKALSAFRADVTANGFPGPQEISDIADDEYAAFVSRLKDSGFGD is encoded by the coding sequence TTGGGCGCGAACAGTGAGAACTGGAACGATATGCCGCGGATTTACGATTGGGCGGCGCGCGAGGCCGAGCGCACGGTGACGGTGGCCGACCTGCGCGCTTCCCGAAAGTCGGGCAAGCGCTACACTCAGGTCACTGCCGAGACCGCCGAGGAGGCAGCGGCCGCGGAGCAGGCCGGCATTGAAATGCTGGTGACCCGCGCCCGCAACGTGGAAGCCGTACGGAGGGGCTCAAAGCACCTCTTCGTCACCGCCGCGTTGGGCTTTGCCGATGCTGTAACACAGGACGACATCCTTCGTACCGCCTTGAAGGCGCTAAGCGACGGGGCCGATGCGGTGATCACCGCACGCGGCATGGCGACCGTCTCAATGCTCGCGGCCGAGGATATTCCGGTTGTCGGTCACTTGGGCCTCGTTCCCAGAAAATCGACCTGGCTCGGAAGGCTTCGCGCCTTCGGCAAATATGCGGAGGAAGCCTTGGCACTCTTCCAGCGCTTCCGACGTCTAGAAGAAGCCGGCGCTTTTGCGGTGGAATGCGAGGTCATCCCAGCCCGGGTCATGTCGGAAATTCGCCGGCGGATCGGACTGGTGACCGTCTCGCTCGGCTCCGGACCGGATGCTGACGTGATCTTTCTATTCACCGAGGACATATGCGGTGGCGAAGGCCGGCGGCCCCGGCACGCTCGGGTCTATGGAGATCTTCAGGCCCTGCAGGAGCGCATCAAACAGGAGCGCGTGAAAGCTCTCAGCGCATTCCGTGCTGACGTCACCGCAAATGGCTTTCCAGGCCCGCAGGAAATATCGGACATCGCCGACGATGAATATGCGGCCTTCGTGTCGAGACTAAAAGACTCGGGCTTTGGCGATTGA
- a CDS encoding sterol desaturase family protein, with the protein MDEALYGTRDKRGNWVPKKKPERAPIFVWPVQPLKILRWLPGYLLPWNTVYFLISLVSWTYLTPSLDTMRELHADWILLILLRNTALTLLLYGTFHFILYIERRQQTAFKYNAKWPDAHNPTFMFGSQTAENIFWTMCSAVPVWSAYEALTWWMYANDRLPYVDFAAHPLYCAALVLVMPAWRELHFYLIHRLIHIGPLYHLIHKVHHKNVNPGPWSGLSASTLEHIAYFSGVLIHFVLPSHPLHAMFQLMHAGLSPAKSHTGFDRVVVDDAKAISTDNFYHYLHHKYFEVNYGERRIPLDEWFGTAHDGSPEADERMYKRIKAKKWVRGG; encoded by the coding sequence ATGGACGAAGCATTGTACGGCACGCGCGATAAGCGGGGCAATTGGGTACCAAAGAAGAAGCCCGAACGTGCGCCGATTTTTGTCTGGCCGGTGCAACCGCTGAAAATACTGCGCTGGTTACCGGGCTATCTCCTGCCCTGGAATACGGTCTATTTCCTGATCTCTCTTGTATCGTGGACTTATCTCACTCCATCGCTCGATACGATGCGAGAACTCCACGCCGACTGGATACTGCTCATTCTGCTTCGTAACACCGCTTTGACTCTCCTCCTCTACGGCACCTTCCATTTCATTCTTTATATCGAGCGGCGTCAGCAGACGGCGTTTAAATACAATGCAAAGTGGCCGGATGCGCACAACCCGACCTTCATGTTCGGAAGTCAGACGGCCGAGAACATATTCTGGACCATGTGCAGCGCCGTGCCTGTATGGAGTGCATATGAGGCGCTCACCTGGTGGATGTACGCGAACGACCGCTTGCCTTACGTCGATTTCGCAGCGCATCCGCTATATTGTGCTGCACTCGTGCTGGTGATGCCGGCGTGGCGCGAACTGCACTTTTACCTCATTCACCGCCTCATCCATATTGGGCCGCTGTACCATCTCATCCACAAGGTCCACCACAAGAACGTCAATCCGGGGCCGTGGTCCGGCCTCTCGGCGTCGACACTGGAACACATCGCTTACTTCTCAGGGGTATTGATTCATTTCGTTCTTCCGTCCCATCCGCTGCACGCAATGTTTCAGCTGATGCACGCGGGACTGTCCCCCGCAAAGTCACATACCGGTTTCGACCGCGTGGTCGTGGATGATGCGAAGGCGATCAGCACCGACAACTTCTACCATTACCTGCACCACAAGTATTTCGAGGTGAACTACGGTGAACGCCGCATCCCGCTCGACGAGTGGTTCGGCACGGCTCACGACGGCTCTCCAGAGGCCGACGAGAGAATGTATAAGCGCATAAAGGCCAAGAAGTGGGTGCGCGGCGGTTAG
- a CDS encoding nuclear transport factor 2 family protein, with product MNNDKVVLDVRAFLEAWARAFNSGKPEYLVALYADDALLHGTSSSTLYIGVAEIRTYFHGTARVKFDVCHCVSLAADIVMAVGNYVFSETRHDLQVATPARFTFVLRRHDASWKILHHHSSTTPL from the coding sequence GTGAACAACGACAAAGTTGTGCTGGATGTGCGTGCCTTCTTGGAAGCTTGGGCGCGAGCGTTCAACTCTGGCAAGCCGGAGTATCTTGTTGCGTTATACGCAGATGATGCCTTGCTTCACGGTACGTCTAGTTCCACGCTCTACATCGGTGTCGCAGAAATACGCACCTACTTCCATGGCACCGCAAGGGTAAAATTTGACGTATGTCATTGCGTCAGCTTGGCGGCTGACATTGTTATGGCCGTCGGAAATTATGTCTTTTCTGAAACGCGGCATGATCTGCAAGTGGCGACACCCGCCCGATTTACGTTTGTGCTGCGCCGTCATGATGCCTCCTGGAAGATTTTACACCATCATTCATCTACCACCCCCCTTTAG
- a CDS encoding Rieske 2Fe-2S domain-containing protein: protein MTKQAEWVAACAADALRPEEVRRLDHGGRTFVIVRSPEGDYFAMDGHCSHEKVHLADGIVDGGIIECPKHFGTFDYRTGESRALPACVDLQSYEVKIENGIVMVKV from the coding sequence ATGACTAAACAAGCTGAATGGGTGGCGGCCTGCGCTGCGGACGCTTTGAGGCCTGAAGAGGTTCGCCGCCTCGATCACGGCGGCCGCACGTTTGTGATTGTTCGCTCGCCCGAGGGCGATTACTTCGCGATGGACGGCCACTGCTCACACGAGAAGGTCCATCTTGCGGATGGCATTGTCGATGGCGGAATTATCGAATGCCCGAAACACTTCGGCACCTTCGACTATCGAACGGGCGAGTCGCGTGCGCTGCCCGCATGCGTCGACTTGCAGAGTTACGAGGTAAAAATCGAGAATGGCATTGTTATGGTCAAGGTCTGA